Genomic DNA from Danio rerio strain Tuebingen ecotype United States chromosome 5, GRCz12tu, whole genome shotgun sequence:
gtcctttttaaaatcgtacatttttgtacgactgaactctagTATGCTGGCCTCATTTTCAAAGCAAGAGTCCCACACGTAGGAAGTATAAGAAAGGAttatattagggatgctcatttcgatTAATTTTGCCGATGACAACCGCCGCTCATCAACTGAATATTAaccgttaactggtcagattaagtttaaattattatttaattaagaaaTGATTTCAATTACCAAAAATAATTGACATTCCATTTAGTGTCTGAcacaataaatattgcattttaaaatactgatttattttaacatgcgaacataataacaacagaacatcttcacgcacctgcattGTTTCCAGCAGCatagaaataaagaataaactaaattaaaaaaaagaataaatactcctgccctagatatttttcttttaaatgacaaatttagattacaaaatgaaaacaattttttCATAAACCCTTTTTAAGAACCAGTGATCTTAAAACAATCACATATTGAGTGcgttaactagcaacattagaAGAAATGCAATACAATTTCTTTTTTCTTGGTGAGACTGTCAAAGGGTTAAAGACATTTTGTGAATTAAACTACACagcccaaaataaataatgctaaaagtTGGCTCATTATGGAACAAAAATGATCGATTTTATGCATTTATGAGTAAaatctttgttatggatgtgacagatgtgaaattggcacttatGTGACTTTGGCAAATCAAATATagttgtttgaaaacactgaccgaaacattgagtatttttacagtactgtaaaagaCAAGTCTACACAAACACTTAGAAAGGGTTTTGCTATTTTAGTGAAAACTTTTTTCATAGAAAAGTTGACATATTCATGAAATTGCTCTTTGGCAATCCCCAAACCATTTCTCTCTAGCAAATCAAaccattttagattttaaattttaaatggctTGGCCTGACAGACATTTAAAATCACTTATATCactgttatgtggatgtgtttgaCATTTTCCATTATATTGACATGCTGTAATTTGCCTTTAAACAGAGCTTCCTGTTTCTCACTATCCAACTATTTACAAGAGGCTGTTTCTGCACGTTTTGTCTATGAATAGCTTTATGACAACAGACTTCCCAAATAACTCTGTGTCATGTttgtttgtccacctgtcagaaACTTGATTCTTCCTTTTTCTGTTCTCTTAATGGTTGCAACCATATCCTCACATTTTGTTTTAGCCATCAAAAAGTGCCCTCACTTGTATTTATCTTCATGGCAAGAACTATAAGTTGCAGTTAAAAAGAATTAAGTGTAAATAtatgtgtattttatattggTCAGATGTGATTTGTCCTGTCACTGTAAAAAGGCTTTTATTAGTTaagttgtcttgtttttagtcaaaatactgtaaattaaaaatCCTAAATCAGGAaggattttctagacaagtaaacattgttttgctttcagaaacAACAAGTCAAAATTTAGTGAaattaaattaagtgtttttcATTTTAAGACATTccaaataatctgacaatggggagATTATGGGGAGGTACTGGTCTAGAAAATATttccttcctctttttttttatttttattttttttttaaaactcattcattcttttggaaatatttatttggagcaattccagcattatggatgagACATTTggaataaaatgtttaaacataAATACACAGAGAAAGCATATGTTAACAACAACCAAAACATCtgggttttgtcttgtttcttgtccagaTACTTTATATTAAACATCCTAAATCaggaagaattttctagacaagtaaatacaaaacaaagttaagtgagtttttcctgtAAGACAATCAAAATAGTCTGCCAATGGGGAGATTATGGGGAggtacttgtctagaaaatgcttcctggTTTAAgggtttttagatatttggagtaGAAACAAGACTACGTagaaaagctcttttttttttgcagtgtactgtctcaattttatcttttaaaaaatatgttgatGCCAAAACTTTATACTGTTTATAAACTACTCTTCAACACAGTGTAAGTTTGCTTCAGTACGTTGCCCGTAGCATAAACTATTTTGATCTGAACATCCTCAGGGCTGTTTTTGTGTCTGATGATGGGCAGTGTAATTCTAGCCTGCTAAAAGAGAGTGTGGGTGGATTATTCTTGGAGCCGATTCTCACACTGCTTTCATCCGTTTCCCTCGTTTCTTGCTTGCCTCTTTAGTGTCGCAGGTTTACAACCCCCTCCCGGTGAGGTCAGCACTCAAGTCAGCTGCCCAAGTGTCTGTTCCTCGTACCAGACAAGCCTGTCTCGCGCTCCATGACATTGCTGTTGTGCTCATGCTATAGTCAGCAAAGCTAGCTGCTCCAAGTAACAAGCAAGTGATTGTTGCAgtgaaaatacagtaaaagagGGTTAGAATTATTGTTGCTttgtaaaataagtttaaaattatttttgcgtcttaaaataagtttaagtaTTAAGAAATCTATATTTTTGTCTTGTAACCTTTTCCAATTGTGTTGAATTTGTTATTCAAAATAGTCAAATCAGTAGCAAAATGGATAATAACCTTGCAGAAAATGCCAGTAGATGTTAACCTGTTTAAAAGGAGCCTCAATTAACAAATGGTCTGGATTAAAAGGGGTagcccagagtgtatttttaaggcttggctgtgtttataagatgcaaagcaatgtgtgctcatgctttatttgtagaaaatcacttTATTTGTTCACATATCTTAccttgattatatacagctactcggctaaaatgaaaatgactgtcatgtTTGCTAGTTCTtcctgaaaggcccgccctcaagaggctctgattggtcggcATAGCATAATGTACTGTGATTTGCGAATtggctccacatcaccaggaaaagCATCACTCACGCACTATGCCTCTGCTGTTTCAATACTGTCATTCAAAATAGCTGTTAGCCTATCAGTTTGAACCTAAATAAGACAGACGATGAtacagaggacacagctgaacctaatgtctgctctctaaaataaaatctgacaattgtctttcacatatattcagaataagcatgtgtaactAAAATGAAACAGtcacatatcttttgtgagtttATTATTTGAGAAGTAGAAGtaggtgccaaacagcatttcccattgtttttcatccttgtttatgtcctcgctacaacatattGATAATGCTGGACACTATGCATGTaaaagatcaattttaacaaataaaaacacttacaggttgtggctcacaatccacagcttcatcaattatggttggagctgcaccttctttgaggagttttagccaaatccagcactaaactgagaaagattctggaagctgtcctttgtcaattgctagttatatatttttttataattctctggaacatagttcaaattaaattgtaagcacttctctctgtgttgtgtcctttggaaacCCAAATACAGatacagaagaagctctgtggaaatagcagcgtttggacgccattttagctttctctgctataacattacagtgcctctggccaagCCCCTTTGCTGCACGGGGTGTATGGGCATGGTGAATGCGTGTTACTTGAAGCGTTTATGATCTCACTAacccaaatgtattttattgtagtccccaaactttgttcgctgtaggctttgctaagctaactctgtaaaagccaatgtctccgtTTGCATTGACCATTGAGCGTATtatattcagagatgttgtttatgttcacataaCATGTAATGTGTTAGATTACACATCCACTAAAGTTTAAagtatgatatcatagtggaccaccctttatttttgttaacagtatatttcaatataaaagttaattttataaatttgtatgttttgtgtgtatttgttgtgcatttgtttgtgtacATGGGAAATTCTGCCAGGTactgtaaataaagtaaaatacagtttatttttctttattgacttttttttttattttctttatttatcttTTACAGTGAAGTTTACGAGATACAGTGGAGATTAATAGCAAGTCTTAATTTAGCCTTGTATTTTGTGTCTGGTGAGTTTAGGCTGCTTAATATGACATAGACATGCCTGGAAAGAGAGCTTAAAAATGGACCACTGTTTGAAGGGGTTACAAAGTGTTTAAAGAGCACTTTGAGAGAGGCAAGACAGAAGAAACAGTGTAAGTGCTGTATGATTGGTAGAGGCAGTCAGCCTATCACAGGCGACGCTGAGCTGGGCTAAGTTTACACCAATAGTGGAATTTTTTCCCCTTATAGAGTGAAGGTTGAGAAAGTGCTCTGTGAGTGAGGGGAGGCAGCCTGCAGCTTGTTCTTGTTATAAAACTCTATTACGGCTTGTAAGGGTACAGGCACAGGACTGCTGTTTGACTTGGGGTAAGTGACGCTTAAACAATGAGAGATTAGGTTACAATAACTTTCTTAAAACATCTTTCAGTTAAATCTATATAAGGGGCTCGAGGGGCAGTGTCTCACTGTTACATACAAGTAAACTGTCATGTGTTTTTATGTTTCCTTTAAACACATTAGGAAAATGTGTTTAAtggtttgttgtttgttcttAATGCACTGTGTCTGCTCTCTAAATCATCTGGAAGTGTCTTGGCTTCCAGGGAGTTAATCTGTCTAACTGACGGCAGGAATTCTCTGTCCGGTGTGGAATTTGGACTGTGATATAAGCTCTGTTGATGGATATTCCTTGGCTTCTTGCTGAAAAGAACCCGTTAATGTTTCAGTCTCTCTGTCAAGGCGTTTCTTGTTTAATAGGTAGGGAGTGAGTGAGGGAAATGTTTAAATATTGCCAGTTGCATTGGACCAAATAGATCTTTGGGTAGGAAGAAATATTTGCTCTCCTTGTTTTCTCTTAACCCCACCCCCACTTACCCTCCCCTTACAAATGCTCATCAAACACATGGAGTTTGTTTTGCCATGAAATTGTGTAGAGcacatatttatatttggtgCTGGAAATCGATATATGGAAAGGTTGACTTTTTCAGTTTATGATTTCACTGAACAACCTGTGTATTGTAGTATAAAGTGGTGTTGGATTGAATCAAAGTTGGTTCAAATGTTTATGATTAATAGGTATGACTGTAGTGATCGCATATTATTACACCTTGTGCTAGCAACCAAGGAAATGACATCTTTGATTGAATGTATAAAAGTACTTAGTTCATGTACTGAGACTGAAAAACTGCCAAAATAAAGACTGATTTCAGTTTTTACACTAGTTGGCTCAAATATTTTttggattgttgttgttgtagtaaaaCCTTTTTTTCTAAAAAGACTTTTTACATAAGATTGATCATGCTTTTGAATAAGTTGGACAATGACTAGCTAAATAGCTAAACAATGTTTTCTATTTGTTGCAGAAAAAGATGAAGATGAGAAGGACCCCTACTGCTTGGAAACCCCATATGGGTATCAGCTAGACCTGGACTTCCTTAAATATGTAGATGACATTGAGAGGGGCAACACCATCAAGAAGCTGAACATCCAGAGGAAGCCAAAAGTGGTCAGGACTGTTCCGCCGCCTCGGAGCAGTTGCAGTGGCCACACTGAGTGGACATCAACAGACTCCTTGTCCTCTTCCAACAGTGATGAATGCAAACAGTCACCAGTCTATTTCACGTCTCAGAACCAGGTAGCCCCTCCTGGTCATACTGCCCAAGTCCATGAAGTTCCCCAACCCTTTGTGAACGTCCCTGAGACCAAGCAGCTGCTTCCTCCACCTTCGCCTCGTCTTCTTCGTCATAACCCGCAGGTGGAGAAAACACTGATGGAAACTCGAAGGAGACTGGAGCAGGAGCGGCTCCTGATGCAGCCACCAGTCAGTGAGCCACCTCGTAGGCGATTAGCCAGTTTTGGAGGAATGGGGTCTTCCAGTTCCCTGTCCTCTTACAGTGGGTCCTATGGACCAAGCCAGATTTCTCCCAGCTCCCATTCTTTCCAACATAATGGTCATCTAGGCAATGGGGAATACAACCCCTACTTCACATCCTCTATGGGCAGTTCAATCCGCCACAGTCCCCTGAGCTCAGGCATGACCACACCAGTGACCAATGTTAGCCCCTTGCACCTCCAGCACATTCGAGAACAGATGGTAGTAGCGCTAAAGAGACTAAAAGAGTTGGAGGAGCAGGTAAAGACAATCCCAATCCTTCAAGTCAAGATCTCAGTCTTGCAAGAAGAGAAAAGACAACTAGTATCCCAGAAGAATAACTCTAAGGTAGTGGGGCAAGGATCAGGTGGATGTTTCAGGAAGCGCTCCTTTAGCGTTGGCAGTGCTGATCAATATGAGCCCCTGTCCCAGATCAGGACAGGTTCTGAGCTTCACATTGAGGAGATTGATAACACTGAGCAGAACACTCAAAGGCTACAGGAGTTCAGGCAATTAACGGCTGAAGTGGAAGCCCTAGAGCGGAACATACAGGATAATGGTGAGGAAATTAAGCACAGCTTACACCAAACAGAGCTAAGATCAAACCAAAATGTCCAGCTGTGGAGCCGTGAAAGCAGGTCCATTGGTGTCGGAGCTGATGAGAACATGAATGATGTGGTGGTTTACAGGAGGTCACCTGGCAAAAACAAAGATGTGGCTGTTGGAACTGAACAGGAGGTGAGGAGCACAGGAGTTGGTGTGACTGAAGCCATGCTAGGCCTGAGCAGTGAGGCAGAAACTGAAATTGAGATGCAGCACCAGACCATCGAAGCCCTCAAAGAGAAGATTTACAGATTGGAGGTTCAACTTAAGGAGACGACCCACCAAATGGAAATGGGAAAGCTAAAGCTTCAACTGCAAGTTGCTGGATCTAGGAAAAAGGCAGACAAAGGCTTGATGGCAAGGCCAGAAATGTACAGCATGTCAGTGGAGGCAAGAGTGTCCACACATAGCCAAGGTGTGGGCAACCATGTTGAGCTTAGTGATGCAAGCACAAACCATGTCCATCAAATGAATTCAGTGGGCATTACTTGCAGACCGGATGCAAGCCATGTTTTAGTGGGTCCAGAGTTGCCAATGGATCGATGGATTGTACAAGAACGTACTGAGGTTCAAGATCAGTGTGTCGGCAGGCATGTTGTGATGTGCAGCCAGAGTGTGGGAGTGGAATTAAGCGTATGTGAAATGGGAATCAACACGGAGTTAACAGCTGAAGGTTTAGGACTTTGCAAAAGAGAGGCTGAACAAGCCAAGGAGTTCAGGTCTATAGGATGTGGAGATTGTTCAGTGGATGTAATGGTTAGACCCATCAAGGAGATGGCAACTCGGAGTACAGGAACAGATGAAGTTCACAGAACTGACTTTGGAGTCATGGTCTTACCCATATGTGCGTCACAGTACACAAACATGGAAATTGAGACAATAGACAAGTTAACCAATACAGACAAGTTAGTTCTTACTGATACCTCCACCAATACACAATCATGCTCAAAAGACAAACAAGTCAGCACCGAACCGTTAGAGACACGTACAATCGCTGTTGGTGATGGTCTTGTAAAAGATGCGCCAGCCACATTAAAAACCCGTTCAGTTTCAGTAGGTACTACTTCATCAGACGATGCTTTTCTTGACAAGTTGCCATCTTGCAAAACCAAAGAGACTGGAATTGGCCACACAAGCATACACGAAAACTTCTTAGTCGGTCAGAAGACAAGGAACATTGCCTGTGGCCCCTCTCAGTCTCCTACCCCCACCCACGTTAAGAGTGATTTTGAGGAATCTGTCTTAACAGAAGGGCCCAACCAGTCACAGGCTGGTGCAGGAGTTGGACTTGATCACTACATAGAACGAGTGCAAAAGCTCTTGCAGGAACAGCAGATGTTGCTGGCTCAGAACTACAGTGAGCTGGCAGATGCATTCGGCCCACCTCAACAATCCCAGTTCAGTTCCATCAACAGTGAACTAGTCACTACTCTATCATCCATCAATTCAGTGTGGAAGTATGGAAGTCTTGAAGAACTCTGTAACTTGGATCTTCTAAGGCCGCAGGAGAACTCAAATCACACAGTGAAAGGTTAGTTGTGTTTTGCTTGATCTTACAGTATACACAGTgcttaaaaacattaataataaaacctGCACATAGGAACCATTTCATTAACTGTTTTACTGcctgtattttctttttaaaaagtttccAGCCACTACCAGC
This window encodes:
- the kank1a gene encoding KN motif and ankyrin repeat domain-containing protein 1a (The RefSeq protein has 11 substitutions compared to this genomic sequence), with translation MAQTMHINGNASEKDEDEKDPYCLETPYGYQLDLDFLKYVDDIERGNTIKKLNIQRKPKVVRTVPPPRSSCSGHTEWTSTDSLSSSNSDECKQSPVYFTSQNQVAPPGHTAQVHEVPQPFVNVPETKQLLPPPSPHLLRHNPQVEKTLMETRRRLEQERLLMQPPVSEPPRRRLASFGGMGSSSSLSSYSGSYGPSQISPSSHSFQHNGHLGNGEYNPYFTSSMGSSIRHSPLSSGMTTPVTNVSPLHLQHIREQMVVALKRLKELEEQVKTIPILQVKISVLQEEKRQLVSQKNNSKVVGQGSGGCFRKRSFSVGSADQYEPLSQIKTGSELHIEEIDNTEQSTQRLQEFRQLTAEVEALERNIQDNGEEIKHSLHQTELRSNQNVQLWSRESRSIGVGADENMNDVVVYRRSPGKNKDVAVGTEQEVRSTGVGVTEAMLGLSSEAETEIEMQHQTIEALKEKIYRLEVQLKETTHQMEMGKLKLQLQVAGSRKKADKGLMARPEMYSTSVEARVSTHTQGVGNHVELSDASTNHVHQMNSVGITCRPDARHVLVGPELPMDRWIVQERTEVQDQCVGRHVVMCSQSVGVELSVCEMGINTELTAEGLGLCKREAEQAKEFRSIGCGDCSVDVMVRPIKEMATRSTGTDEVHRTDFGVMVLPICASQYTNIEIETIDKLTNTDKLVLTDTSTNTQSCSKDKQVGTEPLETRTIAVGDGLVKDAPATLKTRSVSVGTTSSDDAFLDKLPSCKTKETGIGHTSIHENFLVGQKTRNIACGPSQSPTPTHVKSNFEESVLTEGPNQSQAGAGVGLDHYIERVQKLLQEQQMLLAQNYSELADAFGPPQQSQFSSINSELVTTLSSINSVWKYGSLEELCNLDLLRPQENSNHTVKETQMVSAVHSHSSSLRSEVTRIESVCTDDKHEQSTAAQKSRMDQQMSTALHGSHSTLKSIMKKDGHQGHNGTKKNLQFVGVNGGYETTSSDDSSSEESSSSGSEDEGDDKNKTVNVRERRKEEFRNNEAVDEDRDTEDLGQDKRQRYELSEKMLSACNILKSHLNDPKALSSKDVRPCVNTVQHEWFRVSSQKTAVAEMVEDYLNAFRSISPALLQHIVNMADGNGNTALHYSVSHSNFHIVKKLLEADVCNVNQQNKAGYTPIMLAALAAVEAPKDMRVVDELFSKGDVNAKASQAGQTGLMLAVSHGRMDMVKALLACGADVNIQDDEGSTALMCASEHGHVEIVKLLLAQPGCDPTLSDNDESNALSIALEAGHKDIAVLLYAHMNFSKAQSPGTPRLGRKTSPSPTRKGPV
- the kank1a gene encoding KN motif and ankyrin repeat domain-containing protein 1a isoform X1 — its product is MAQTMHINGNASEKDEDEKDPYCLETPYGYQLDLDFLKYVDDIERGNTIKKLNIQRKPKVVRTVPPPRSSCSGHTEWTSTDSLSSSNSDECKQSPVYFTSQNQVAPPGHTAQVHEVPQPFVNVPETKQLLPPPSPRLLRHNPQVEKTLMETRRRLEQERLLMQPPVSEPPRRRLASFGGMGSSSSLSSYSGSYGPSQISPSSHSFQHNGHLGNGEYNPYFTSSMGSSIRHSPLSSGMTTPVTNVSPLHLQHIREQMVVALKRLKELEEQVKTIPILQVKISVLQEEKRQLVSQKNNSKVVGQGSGGCFRKRSFSVGSADQYEPLSQIRTGSELHIEEIDNTEQNTQRLQEFRQLTAEVEALERNIQDNGEEIKHSLHQTELRSNQNVQLWSRESRSIGVGADENMNDVVVYRRSPGKNKDVAVGTEQEVRSTGVGVTEAMLGLSSEAETEIEMQHQTIEALKEKIYRLEVQLKETTHQMEMGKLKLQLQVAGSRKKADKGLMARPEMYSMSVEARVSTHSQGVGNHVELSDASTNHVHQMNSVGITCRPDASHVLVGPELPMDRWIVQERTEVQDQCVGRHVVMCSQSVGVELSVCEMGINTELTAEGLGLCKREAEQAKEFRSIGCGDCSVDVMVRPIKEMATRSTGTDEVHRTDFGVMVLPICASQYTNMEIETIDKLTNTDKLVLTDTSTNTQSCSKDKQVSTEPLETRTIAVGDGLVKDAPATLKTRSVSVGTTSSDDAFLDKLPSCKTKETGIGHTSIHENFLVGQKTRNIACGPSQSPTPTHVKSDFEESVLTEGPNQSQAGAGVGLDHYIERVQKLLQEQQMLLAQNYSELADAFGPPQQSQFSSINSELVTTLSSINSVWKYGSLEELCNLDLLRPQENSNHTVKETQMVSAVHSHSSSLRSEVTRIESVCTDDKHEQSTAAQKSRMDQQMSTALHGSHSTLKSIMKKDGHQGHNGTKKNLQFVGVNGGYETTSSDDSSSEESSSSGSEDEGEDKNKTVNVRERRKEEFRNNEAVDEDRDTEDLGQDKRQRYELSEKMLSACNILKSHLNDPKALSSKDVRPCVNTVQHEWFRVSSQKTAVAEMVEDYLNAFRSISPALLQHIVNMADGNGNTALHYSVSHSNFHIVKKLLEADVCNVNQQNKAGYTPIMLAALAAVEAPKDMRVVDELFSKGDVNAKASQAGQTGLMLAVSHGRMDMVKALLACGADVNIQDDEGSTALMCASEHGHVEIVKLLLAQPGCDATLSDNDESNALSIALEAGHKDIAVLLYAHMNFSKAQSPGTPRLGRKTSPSPTRKGPV
- the kank1a gene encoding KN motif and ankyrin repeat domain-containing protein 1a isoform X2; this translates as METRRRLEQERLLMQPPVSEPPRRRLASFGGMGSSSSLSSYSGSYGPSQISPSSHSFQHNGHLGNGEYNPYFTSSMGSSIRHSPLSSGMTTPVTNVSPLHLQHIREQMVVALKRLKELEEQVKTIPILQVKISVLQEEKRQLVSQKNNSKVVGQGSGGCFRKRSFSVGSADQYEPLSQIRTGSELHIEEIDNTEQNTQRLQEFRQLTAEVEALERNIQDNGEEIKHSLHQTELRSNQNVQLWSRESRSIGVGADENMNDVVVYRRSPGKNKDVAVGTEQEVRSTGVGVTEAMLGLSSEAETEIEMQHQTIEALKEKIYRLEVQLKETTHQMEMGKLKLQLQVAGSRKKADKGLMARPEMYSMSVEARVSTHSQGVGNHVELSDASTNHVHQMNSVGITCRPDASHVLVGPELPMDRWIVQERTEVQDQCVGRHVVMCSQSVGVELSVCEMGINTELTAEGLGLCKREAEQAKEFRSIGCGDCSVDVMVRPIKEMATRSTGTDEVHRTDFGVMVLPICASQYTNMEIETIDKLTNTDKLVLTDTSTNTQSCSKDKQVSTEPLETRTIAVGDGLVKDAPATLKTRSVSVGTTSSDDAFLDKLPSCKTKETGIGHTSIHENFLVGQKTRNIACGPSQSPTPTHVKSDFEESVLTEGPNQSQAGAGVGLDHYIERVQKLLQEQQMLLAQNYSELADAFGPPQQSQFSSINSELVTTLSSINSVWKYGSLEELCNLDLLRPQENSNHTVKETQMVSAVHSHSSSLRSEVTRIESVCTDDKHEQSTAAQKSRMDQQMSTALHGSHSTLKSIMKKDGHQGHNGTKKNLQFVGVNGGYETTSSDDSSSEESSSSGSEDEGEDKNKTVNVRERRKEEFRNNEAVDEDRDTEDLGQDKRQRYELSEKMLSACNILKSHLNDPKALSSKDVRPCVNTVQHEWFRVSSQKTAVAEMVEDYLNAFRSISPALLQHIVNMADGNGNTALHYSVSHSNFHIVKKLLEADVCNVNQQNKAGYTPIMLAALAAVEAPKDMRVVDELFSKGDVNAKASQAGQTGLMLAVSHGRMDMVKALLACGADVNIQDDEGSTALMCASEHGHVEIVKLLLAQPGCDATLSDNDESNALSIALEAGHKDIAVLLYAHMNFSKAQSPGTPRLGRKTSPSPTRKGPV